In a single window of the Manis pentadactyla isolate mManPen7 chromosome 14, mManPen7.hap1, whole genome shotgun sequence genome:
- the ING4 gene encoding inhibitor of growth protein 4 isoform X1 — MAAGMYLEHYLDSIENLPFELQRNFQLMRDLDQRTEDLKAEIDKLATEYMSSARSLSSEEKLALLKQIQEAYGKCKEFGDDKVQLAMQTYEMVDKHIRRLDTDLARFEADLKEKQIESSDYDSSSSKGKKKGRTQKEKKAARARSKGKNSDEEAPKAAQKKLKLVRASPEYGMPSVTFGSVHPSDVLDMPVDPNEPTYCLCHQVSYGEMIGCDNPDCSIEWFHFACVGLTTKPRGKWFCPRCSQERKKK; from the exons GTATTGAAAACCTACCCTTTGAACTGCAAAGAAACTTTCAGCTCATGAGGGACCTGGACCAAAGAACAGAGG ACCTGAAGGCTGAAATTGACAAGTTGGCCACTGAGTATATGAGTAGCGCCCGCAGCCTGAGCTCCGAGGAAAAATTGGCCCTTCTCAAACAGATCCAGGAAGCCTATGGCAAATGCAAGGAATTTGGTGACGACAAGGTGCAGCTTGCCATGCAGACCTATGAGATG GTGGACAAACACATCCGGCGACTGGACACAGACCTGGCCCGTTTTGAGGCTGATCTGAAGGAGAAGCAGATTGAGTCCAGTGACTACGACAGCTCTTCCAGCAAAGGCAAAAAGA AAGGCCGGAcccaaaaggagaagaaagcTGCCCGTGCTCGTTCCAAAGGGAAGAACTCTGACGAGGAGGCCCCCAAGGCTGCCCAGAAGAAGTTAAAACTTGTGCGCGC AAGTCCTGAGTACGGGATGCCCTCAGTGACCTTTGGCAGCGTCCACCCCTCTGATGTGTTGGATATGCCTGTGGATCCCAACGAACCCACCTACTGCCTTTGTCACCAGGTCTCCTATGGAGAGATGATTGGCTGTGATAACCCCGAT TGTTCCATCGAGTGGTTCCACTTTGCCTGTGTGGGTCTAACAACCAAGCCCCGGGGGAAAtg GTTCTGCCCACGCTGCTCCCAAGAAcggaagaagaaatag
- the ING4 gene encoding inhibitor of growth protein 4 isoform X4, which produces MAAGMYLEHYLDSIENLPFELQRNFQLMRDLDQRTEDLKAEIDKLATEYMSSARSLSSEEKLALLKQIQEAYGKCKEFGDDKVQLAMQTYEMVDKHIRRLDTDLARFEADLKEKQIESSDYDSSSSKGRTQKEKKAARARSKGKNSDEEAPKAAQKKLKLVRASPEYGMPSVTFGSVHPSDVLDMPVDPNEPTYCLCHQVSYGEMIGCDNPDCSIEWFHFACVGLTTKPRGKWFCPRCSQERKKK; this is translated from the exons GTATTGAAAACCTACCCTTTGAACTGCAAAGAAACTTTCAGCTCATGAGGGACCTGGACCAAAGAACAGAGG ACCTGAAGGCTGAAATTGACAAGTTGGCCACTGAGTATATGAGTAGCGCCCGCAGCCTGAGCTCCGAGGAAAAATTGGCCCTTCTCAAACAGATCCAGGAAGCCTATGGCAAATGCAAGGAATTTGGTGACGACAAGGTGCAGCTTGCCATGCAGACCTATGAGATG GTGGACAAACACATCCGGCGACTGGACACAGACCTGGCCCGTTTTGAGGCTGATCTGAAGGAGAAGCAGATTGAGTCCAGTGACTACGACAGCTCTTCCAGCAAAG GCCGGAcccaaaaggagaagaaagcTGCCCGTGCTCGTTCCAAAGGGAAGAACTCTGACGAGGAGGCCCCCAAGGCTGCCCAGAAGAAGTTAAAACTTGTGCGCGC AAGTCCTGAGTACGGGATGCCCTCAGTGACCTTTGGCAGCGTCCACCCCTCTGATGTGTTGGATATGCCTGTGGATCCCAACGAACCCACCTACTGCCTTTGTCACCAGGTCTCCTATGGAGAGATGATTGGCTGTGATAACCCCGAT TGTTCCATCGAGTGGTTCCACTTTGCCTGTGTGGGTCTAACAACCAAGCCCCGGGGGAAAtg GTTCTGCCCACGCTGCTCCCAAGAAcggaagaagaaatag
- the ING4 gene encoding inhibitor of growth protein 4 isoform X2, with amino-acid sequence MAAGMYLEHYLDSIENLPFELQRNFQLMRDLDQRTEDLKAEIDKLATEYMSSARSLSSEEKLALLKQIQEAYGKCKEFGDDKVQLAMQTYEMVDKHIRRLDTDLARFEADLKEKQIESSDYDSSSSKGKKSRTQKEKKAARARSKGKNSDEEAPKAAQKKLKLVRASPEYGMPSVTFGSVHPSDVLDMPVDPNEPTYCLCHQVSYGEMIGCDNPDCSIEWFHFACVGLTTKPRGKWFCPRCSQERKKK; translated from the exons GTATTGAAAACCTACCCTTTGAACTGCAAAGAAACTTTCAGCTCATGAGGGACCTGGACCAAAGAACAGAGG ACCTGAAGGCTGAAATTGACAAGTTGGCCACTGAGTATATGAGTAGCGCCCGCAGCCTGAGCTCCGAGGAAAAATTGGCCCTTCTCAAACAGATCCAGGAAGCCTATGGCAAATGCAAGGAATTTGGTGACGACAAGGTGCAGCTTGCCATGCAGACCTATGAGATG GTGGACAAACACATCCGGCGACTGGACACAGACCTGGCCCGTTTTGAGGCTGATCTGAAGGAGAAGCAGATTGAGTCCAGTGACTACGACAGCTCTTCCAGCAAAGGCAAAAAGA GCCGGAcccaaaaggagaagaaagcTGCCCGTGCTCGTTCCAAAGGGAAGAACTCTGACGAGGAGGCCCCCAAGGCTGCCCAGAAGAAGTTAAAACTTGTGCGCGC AAGTCCTGAGTACGGGATGCCCTCAGTGACCTTTGGCAGCGTCCACCCCTCTGATGTGTTGGATATGCCTGTGGATCCCAACGAACCCACCTACTGCCTTTGTCACCAGGTCTCCTATGGAGAGATGATTGGCTGTGATAACCCCGAT TGTTCCATCGAGTGGTTCCACTTTGCCTGTGTGGGTCTAACAACCAAGCCCCGGGGGAAAtg GTTCTGCCCACGCTGCTCCCAAGAAcggaagaagaaatag
- the ING4 gene encoding inhibitor of growth protein 4 isoform X3 encodes MAAGMYLEHYLDSIENLPFELQRNFQLMRDLDQRTEDLKAEIDKLATEYMSSARSLSSEEKLALLKQIQEAYGKCKEFGDDKVQLAMQTYEMVDKHIRRLDTDLARFEADLKEKQIESSDYDSSSSKEGRTQKEKKAARARSKGKNSDEEAPKAAQKKLKLVRASPEYGMPSVTFGSVHPSDVLDMPVDPNEPTYCLCHQVSYGEMIGCDNPDCSIEWFHFACVGLTTKPRGKWFCPRCSQERKKK; translated from the exons GTATTGAAAACCTACCCTTTGAACTGCAAAGAAACTTTCAGCTCATGAGGGACCTGGACCAAAGAACAGAGG ACCTGAAGGCTGAAATTGACAAGTTGGCCACTGAGTATATGAGTAGCGCCCGCAGCCTGAGCTCCGAGGAAAAATTGGCCCTTCTCAAACAGATCCAGGAAGCCTATGGCAAATGCAAGGAATTTGGTGACGACAAGGTGCAGCTTGCCATGCAGACCTATGAGATG GTGGACAAACACATCCGGCGACTGGACACAGACCTGGCCCGTTTTGAGGCTGATCTGAAGGAGAAGCAGATTGAGTCCAGTGACTACGACAGCTCTTCCAGCAAAG AAGGCCGGAcccaaaaggagaagaaagcTGCCCGTGCTCGTTCCAAAGGGAAGAACTCTGACGAGGAGGCCCCCAAGGCTGCCCAGAAGAAGTTAAAACTTGTGCGCGC AAGTCCTGAGTACGGGATGCCCTCAGTGACCTTTGGCAGCGTCCACCCCTCTGATGTGTTGGATATGCCTGTGGATCCCAACGAACCCACCTACTGCCTTTGTCACCAGGTCTCCTATGGAGAGATGATTGGCTGTGATAACCCCGAT TGTTCCATCGAGTGGTTCCACTTTGCCTGTGTGGGTCTAACAACCAAGCCCCGGGGGAAAtg GTTCTGCCCACGCTGCTCCCAAGAAcggaagaagaaatag